From the Bacteroidia bacterium genome, the window AAGCTATTCCCAATCAAGACTATATAAACGTCTTTGAGAATGATGAATTTCTGATAACCACAGTTTCAGATGGATTAGGTTCATCTAAAAATTCGTTAGAAGGAGCACAAATTGCTTGTAAGAGTGTAATTGATGAAATACAAAATTTTCAACTTTCGTCTGAACTTCAATTCCTCAGTAATAAGATAAAAGAAAGGTGGAAAAAGGAAATAGAATCAATTTCCAGCATTATAAGTGATTATCGAACTACCAACTCCTTTATAGCTGTTTTCAAAAAGGAAAAGAAAATAATTGTTGGTCAGATAGGTGATGTTCTGGTTTCGCTTAGAATGGATGGTTTATTCCGCTATTTAGAAACAACAAGTAAAGATTTCTCTAATGAGACCGTTTGCCTTGGTTCTGGTAGAGATGAAAATTTCAAACTGGCCTTATTTGAATTTGGGCACACATTTGATTTTTTGATTGCAACTGATGGCATTGCTGACGAATTACAAACAGAAAAAATTGAAACATTGCATGACTATTTTAAAAATAAATTTCAAAATATTGAAGTATCAAGAAGAAATGATGCTTTAAAATGTGATTTAGAAGAATTCCTAAACGAAAAAAACAATGATGATAAATCAATGATTTTCATCTGGTCAAATAAAAATTAAATGAACGTAGTAGATTCAAAAAATATCAGTTACGAAGTGCTTGAAAAACTTGGTGAAGGTTCTCAAGGTGTCACCTATTTGCTAAAAGACAAAAAGCACATTGTTAAACTTTTCAACCAAAGTTTTGATGACAATACAACCAAATCCAAAATTAATTTCCTAATAAATTTAGGGTTAGATAAAAAAGTGTTTGCAGTTCCGTTAAGACAAATTACACAACCAAAGAATGGTTACGTATCTGAATTTGCATCTGGAATGATTCCCTTGTCATCATTAAAACTTGGAACAGAAAATACAAATCTTGCAGAATGGTATTTGTCATCAGGGGGTTTATTAAAAAGATACAATGTTCTTATTCGATTAGCAGCATTATTGAGAGCATTACACAGTAAGGGTCTCGCCTATTGTGATCTATCACCTAACAATGTTTTTATATCTGAAAAGTCTGAATCAGATAATGTTTTTTTAATTGACTTAGACAATCTCAGGTATAAAACAAGTATAGTAAATAACATCTACACCCCTTTCTATGGTGCACCTGAAGTTATTTCTAATAATGCTCCTAATACAACCATGTCCGACTGTTTTTCATTTGCTGTATTGGCTTATGAACTGCTCACATTAAACCACCCTTTAATTGGCGATTATGTTTCTGAAGGTGAACCAGAACTGGAAGAAGAAGCCTTAAAAGGTAAATTACCCTGGGTTGACCATTCTGAAGACCACACCAATGAAAGGACTACCGGCCTACCCTCAGAAAAAGTAATGCCCGAAAAACTCCTAAATCTTTTCAGGAAGAATTTTGAAGAAGGGCTAAATAATTCTCTTGAAAGACCAAGTATGGCAGAATGGTTTGACATGCTAAATCTTGCATTAAATGAGCTTCTGAGATGTGGTAACATCAATTGCAATCTTAGATACCCATACAACAATTCAAAAAATTGCAATTTCTGTGGACAAGCACCTCAAAAAGTGACTCGTATTCAAATGAGAAGATGGGAGGAAATTGAATATTATGATGAGAAAACACACGAAGTAAAACAGCAGTTCTGCTTACAACCGGAAGTTTATGATGAAATTTTAATTGATGAAAACACTCCAAAGGAAATTGCTGCCTTCAATTTTCTTTTAACCGAAATAGAGCCATTAGCTCCCCTTTTAAAAATTGAGTACTTGAAGGAAAAGGATGAATTAAAAATTTTACTTACACCATTAAATGGTGTAAAGTTCAATATAAGTCCCCGCAATGGGTTGTCTGAAGGTGGCAAAACCATTCTTCTTGACACCCCAAAGAAAATAAGGGTAGTTGATGCTACCCAACAGGACAAACAAAAATATATGCTTCACTTGAAAGACTTAAACACTCCACAAAGGGTGCTAACAATAGATTAATATGGCGGATTTAAAAGACATACTGAATA encodes:
- a CDS encoding protein phosphatase 2C domain-containing protein, which produces MELKTTIIQASIRGDKHEAIPNQDYINVFENDEFLITTVSDGLGSSKNSLEGAQIACKSVIDEIQNFQLSSELQFLSNKIKERWKKEIESISSIISDYRTTNSFIAVFKKEKKIIVGQIGDVLVSLRMDGLFRYLETTSKDFSNETVCLGSGRDENFKLALFEFGHTFDFLIATDGIADELQTEKIETLHDYFKNKFQNIEVSRRNDALKCDLEEFLNEKNNDDKSMIFIWSNKN
- a CDS encoding protein kinase; amino-acid sequence: MNVVDSKNISYEVLEKLGEGSQGVTYLLKDKKHIVKLFNQSFDDNTTKSKINFLINLGLDKKVFAVPLRQITQPKNGYVSEFASGMIPLSSLKLGTENTNLAEWYLSSGGLLKRYNVLIRLAALLRALHSKGLAYCDLSPNNVFISEKSESDNVFLIDLDNLRYKTSIVNNIYTPFYGAPEVISNNAPNTTMSDCFSFAVLAYELLTLNHPLIGDYVSEGEPELEEEALKGKLPWVDHSEDHTNERTTGLPSEKVMPEKLLNLFRKNFEEGLNNSLERPSMAEWFDMLNLALNELLRCGNINCNLRYPYNNSKNCNFCGQAPQKVTRIQMRRWEEIEYYDEKTHEVKQQFCLQPEVYDEILIDENTPKEIAAFNFLLTEIEPLAPLLKIEYLKEKDELKILLTPLNGVKFNISPRNGLSEGGKTILLDTPKKIRVVDATQQDKQKYMLHLKDLNTPQRVLTID